In one Dermatophagoides farinae isolate YC_2012a chromosome 4, ASM2471394v1, whole genome shotgun sequence genomic region, the following are encoded:
- the Piezo gene encoding piezo type mechanosensitive ion channel component: protein MDDVSKISTMVATTTTKTTGNTPTTIATQNRQKTSSQASTTAAAAAATNSTANINKTMDISLTLCYLLQRILIPCTLAAAVLLRQNLLSGIYLILLLLAPILPSPTPENVINGINGIYLKSIIVLSSIANSAHIITQIILLAAFNYSTSIDYCTNIGKIMNLIGLHRYNDLSFFNIIRLCCMDFIVLLITCLVLAFSSHTYHSKLDTSIGDNITNDIRFQERRFTDVSYVGEMSGRRFTNRQSTMAAPSKRRLKREKAERLSYYISEFIFFISLCASAILEPSLISSIYFLYFLFIGSWFALDRQFGTGYHYFRLFIAIFVALHFSLLYFYQFSMFYPLIPSTDINARLFGLVGYINNTCSDVRHFQLNDYHFVRFLHPLVLLILYFVSVQLIRTILIDKKLSQQQLVRTDTYDEHHGRKSPNTVYMEYDDDERRPMLLSESVHMNYAFDIRSNNNVHTPLLRTNRLNRTYHSIRGRADSMIEPQTLQHNHDRNNDELLTNIHSQQQMSTSLPPSPMPLSPTPTSVLPGGGGGGGVGMKQSITATSRDQSNQFSLFCFEFVTMVKRASYVITLIVMMTWSITYHSWLSFVLLLLSCIIWMTPNSRETCLRSSPFLVFYAIALVIGQYIYSLNLNDTELPITIGSISIGEIGFKKYGQFSYQPLFTKIFYTMFFWITLRQYTESLKDPIISDYQSSSSGILSPLFNLGPRATTTTTTTAAIVQTQAAEQQHFETQQQGFTSQSEIFDSMIKCFKEILIKYLIWIVAIMLMVMSLSGSKVVIYRIVYMFLFLIFTLLLLFSLKWWRKLIYPFWLIVILYSMIILIAIYTYQFNNFPKYWEQYLYIDRDLQADLGLVVYDDDAFILFKELLTPTFFIIITIIQVHFVHKDFLKSSNIDEILDRLAATSPSLNNSVALDLCLETRNRIHQSDTSLDPSIVVDNCPQQQQQQQQQQQQPVSTETDRSKSQPSQSEEISVQTVISKRNIKPTMDRRYYRSPSMARSESKSTLLLPSTMKPTFKEEILQIFFKCIHHLRTIIDQWMIVFWRFLEVHIMKAVCLCTVLIAIQDVSVVNVIFVLLTIILMIFNRFEKMICFMFALWAGLLILLKMLFQLKIAQKIDWNTTCTTFDSTNTVQVVDNRAYIGFLKTDDIFSYIWEYIALIIMLVFRTVILLRQYLYRNHEYGNRPLLDGVIFPDVDRAMADKDFANFFKYLLNFGFYKFGVEICLILMTITIGNHGDIFSVLYCLFLIAFVLFNRSECRRFWSYLVGFMSIVLPYQYLMCLGIAPGLCWLYPWHKLPPADFDWYFLPDFKHQLPKQKLYLDFLLFFFLCRQLFYFRLESKLIIYGGSNLEASKEQTPQNVFDFFSFGNTLFDSFKSYFLFCFFWITLAVLFLAGTTRINLFGLGYVLGSFIFLWNGNEFYLKPSRMIFKSWKTIIGYTCMAMLLKSILQVFVLTFLRNNMCWAVQLMGLSYHQKESSSIDKQTMELLAKCPSTDSGLLWDGICFTFLLIQKRIFCSHYFKYLIREIKAQQFLAARGAELIHEIQAQEVAEQEIAEREVMEKIKQKMDRIKEAQQRMFANQARSIKYHKQDEYDYDISPYVGGVGGGDDETLSQTSETDDLFSALSQTLPTVYSPTPSVPTITSPQSATSLQPGYFEVYNVWPIRPIDASSLSSNTFASFSFGSGQHSIAAAGGAAVSCTKEKTSPSIYGHQQTGSSIRTRESSSLTTRNIRTDSIHRRISISPTSIRVPLQQQKEEEKTTTIHTKQHQRRMSHASSVKSGGYYMFEEGDTDVCDLNSKTRESLIPDPEGDEIRNIAKSKGFTAFCSKIFKGEETSEAAIVSAEITDVGESSHDSPIVSVERIKRNPDSSRPTTMTSIPDSQATDLSAMSSLTGGSSNITAGQIVQPICEDQQQQQQQQHQQLQQQQQQQQQGYEQSNKSQSDDEQEPTFMEKIRSWFDFIKTFTESIFISSTSNLNAVSRDYRFVAKRLAVEKKCLKKIIEINELEGIGHDFIGDQIWKKNTLAKLSKLTEENLENVAKSDAKDVLRVWNELDTTSLDANKHLYHVSLDPRYMETSIYIHFFRAIFYAILSRSEVICYIIIVINQITSASILSLPLPMLTFLWGSLSVPRPSKSFWVTCITYIEIVVVLKYVFQFHFWPWTELIKPSPFWWPRLLGIEKKDNYANYDLILLLVLFFHRFMLKSLGLWDLSETEIKAYMTNAELFQSRIEDINDGLSDSNPQNMNNNGKKSKNSKKKSTTNGGGGGGGGKKNKLTQKSSQEKQLEEQQQQQQSISNDVQINDPAADHHHHQPNSSALMIATLPPPLPEQHLYENELMQQQQEDDGDEPEGDEINFIYILMEIPTRTRKRFSTIVRPVYKFFHNVLHPPYRITHDVYSLMFLCDFINFFILVFGFYAFGSGYSGSEDVARFLEENKIPIGFLITLLIQFAQIIVDRAIYLRKYIKGKLLFQIFIVIFTHLWLFFALPAMTDKAFTDKTNLPPKLWYIFKCIYLLLSAFQIRSGYPTRILGNTFCKKYNFVNWYLFKVYMLIPFVYDLRMYMDWIWTDTSLVLDEWSLMEDIFVNLYQRKCELRLDEEFPEPRGRAKKRFFKYLIGGSWVIIIIALIWGPLVLFAFGRAVGEINPPIGATFELEIGGYQPLFKMSVTDSGLVPINDQKWAKLGSSFNRDPVAQTFINGYDQQDVYIVNLNGNSTAVWGISPPSLKILQNELISNQTMLYMKITYFLTRKKTKTQDMDTTIYDEYFIELHPLKDYELRHKLADMISQSEEQNPAIIPHIFPNYLRAPEKGKPIVVTELVKKSFNAANQQTVATNKSMNFRNLLILLKKGNYENNNFSMTSWWEIHDDCQNIDYLDPFFNDMMITERCQYLPVIVFNDKVFIGLLAFLSGYGIIGIYTTFVFLVSRWVRGLNSESSFKVIYTRMPNVDRVLQLCLDIYLVRESREFELEEDLYAKLIFLYRSPETLIKWTKISEEINSGGGGGGVSNNQQQQHVDHQ, encoded by the exons ttttcaatataatacGATTATGTTGTATGGATTTTATTGTACTGTTGATAACTTGTTTAGTTTTGGCATTCTCATCGCATACCTATCATTCCAAATTGGATACATCAATTGGTGATAATATTACGAAT gATATTCGATTTCAAGAACGAAGATTCACCGATGTTAGTTATGTTGGTGAAATGTCTGGTAGACGTTTCACCAATAGACAATCGACTATGGCAGCACCAAGTAAACGGCGattaaaaagagaaaaagccGAACGTCTTAGCTATTATATTAGTgaattcatctttttcatttcattatgtGCATCAGCCATATTGGAACCATcattaatatcatcaatatattttctttattttttatttattggtTCATGGTTTGCATTGGATCGTCAATTTGGTACtggttatcattattttcgtttatttatAGCCATTTTTGTTGCCctacatttttcattattatatttctatcaattttcaatgttttatcCATTAATTCCATCTACCGATATTAATGCACGTCTATTTGGTCTTGTTGGTTATATAAACAATACCTGTTCGGATGTACGACATTTTCAGcttaatgattatcattttgtacGTTTTTTACATCCATTAGTATTGCTCATATTATATTTCGTTTCCGTTCAATTAATACGaacaatattgattgataaaaaattatcacaG CAACAATTAGTGCGTACAGATACGTATGATGAACATCATGGCAGAAAATCACCAAACACCGTTTATAtggaatatgatgatgatgaaagaagaCCAATGTTGTTGTCAGAATCAGTGCACATGAATTATGCTTTTGATATTAgaagcaataataatgttcataCACCC TTATTACGTACAAATCGATTAAATCGAACCTATCATTCTATACGTGGTAGAGccgattcaatgattgaaccACAAACATTGCAACATAATCATGatcgtaataatgatgaattgttaACCAATATACATTCACAGCAACAAATGTCAACATCATTGCCGCCATCACCAATGCCATTATCGCCAACACCAACATCTGTATTGcctggcggtggtggtggtggtggtgttggaatgaaacaatcaataacagcaacaagtcgtgatcaatcaaatcaattttcattattctgttttgaatttgttaCTATGGTTAAACGTGCTAGTTATGTTATAACATTAATCGTTATGATGACATGGTCAATTACATATCATTCATGGCTATCATTtgttctattattattatcatgtatAATATGGATGACACCAAATTCACGTGAAACTTGTCTacgatcatcaccatttctTGTTTTCTATGCCATTGCATTGGTTATTGGACAATATATTTATAGTTTAAATCTTAATGACACTGAATTGCCAATAACAATTGGATCAATAAGTATTGGAGAAATTGGTTTCAAAAAATATGGCCAATTCTCTTATCAACCATTATTTACGAAGATATTTTATACAATGTTTTTCTGGATTACACTTCGCCAATATACTGAAAGTCTTAAGGATCCAATAATTAgtgattatcaatcatcatcatcgggcatattatcaccattatttaATCTTGGTCCAcgtgctactactactactactactactgcaGCTATTGTACAAACACAAGCCgccgaacaacaacattttgaaACACAACAGCAAGGTTTTACATCACAAagtgaaatttttgattcaatgataaaatgttTCAAAGAAATTCTGATCAAATATTTAATTTGGATCGTAGCCAtcatgttgatggtgatgtcaTTAAGTGGTTCAAAAGTGGTCATCTATCGTATTGTTTATATGTTTCTATTTCTTATTTTCACATTATTGTTactattttcattgaaatggtGGCGTAAATTAATCTATCCATTTTGGTTGATTGTCattctttattcaatgatcataTTGATTGCCATCTATACGtatcaatttaataattttccaaaatATTGGGAACAATATCTTTATATCGATAGAGATCTTCAAGCTGATCTTGGGCTCGTTgtttacgatgatgatgcttttattttattcaaagaaCTTCTTACGccaacatttttcatcattatcaccataaTTCAAGTTCATTTTGTACataaagattttttaaaatccagtaatattgatgaaattcttgaTCGTTTGGCAGCTACATCGCCAAGTCTTAATAATTCTGTTGCATTAGATTTATGTTTAGAAACCAGAAACAGAATTCATCAATCCGATACATCGTTAGATCCATCAATTGTTGTCGATAATtgtccacaacaacaacagcagcagcaacaacaacaacaacagccagtATCAACAGAAACAGATCGTTCAAAAAGTCAACCAAGTCAATCTGAAGAAATATCTGTACAGACGGTTATTTCAAAACGTAATATAAAACCTACAATGGATCGACGATATTATCGTTCACCATCAATGGCGAGAAGTGAATCAAAAtctacattattattaccatcaacaatgaaacCAACATTTAAAGAAGAAATtttacaaatatttttcaaatgtattcatcatttacgTACAATTATTGACCAATGGATGATTGTATTTTGGCGTTTTTTAGAAGTTCACATCATGAAAGCTGTCTGTCTTTGTACGGTACTGATTGCCATTCAAGATGTATCGGTTGTTAATGTTATATTCGTATTACTTacaattattttgatgatatttaaTCGATTCGAAAAAATGATCTGTTTCATGTTTGCATTATGGGCTGGATTATTGATACTATTGAAAATgttatttcaattgaaaattgccCAAAAAATCGATTGGAATACCACTTGTACAACGTTTGATAGTACGAATACCGTTCAAGTGGTCGATAATCGTGCTTATATCGGTTTTCTTAAGACTGATGATATTTTCTCCTATATTTGGGAATATATtgcattgatcatcatgttaGTATTTCGTACAGTAATACTTTTACGACAATATCTATATCGTAATCATGAATATGGTAATCGTCCATTACTTGATGGTGTTATATTTCCCGATGTTGATCGTGCAATGGCCGATAAAGattttgcaaattttttcaaatatctACTCAATTTTGGTTTCTACAAATTTGGTGTTGAAATTTGTCTAATATTAATGACCATAACTATTGGCAATCATGGCGATATATTCAGTGTACTTTATTGTCTATTTCTTATTGCATTTGTTCTATTCAATCGTTCGGAATGTCGCCGTTTTTGGTCATATTTGGTTGGATTTATGTCAATAGTATTACCATATCAATATCTAATGTGTTTAGGTATTGCACCTGGTTTATGTTGGCTTTATCCATGGCATAAACTGCCACCGGCTGATTTTGATTGGTATTTTCTACCGGATTTCAAACATCAAttgccaaaacaaaaactttatCTAGATTTTTTgctattcttttttctttgtcgacaacttttttattttcg attggaatcaaaattaatcatttaCGGTGGATCAAATCTGGAAGCATCGAAAGAACAAACACCACAAaatgtgtttgattttttctcatttggCAATAcattattcgattcatttaaatcatattttttgttctgtttctTTTGGATCACTTTGGCCGTACTATTTTTGGCCGGCACAACACGTATCAATTTATTCGGTCTTGGATATGTATTGGGTAGTTTTATTTTCCTTTGGAATGGTAATGAATTCTATTTGAAACCAAGCagaatgattttcaaatcatgGAAAACTATAATCGGTTATACGTGTATGGCAATgttattgaaatcaattttacaGGTTTTTGTACTCACATTTTTACGTAACAATATGTGTTGGGCCGTACAATTGATGGGATTAagttatcatcaaaaagaatCCAGTTCAATTGATAAACAAACCATGGAATTATTGGCTAAATGTCCATCCACTGATTCTGGTCTACTTTGGGATGGTAtttgttttacatttttattgatacAGAAACGTATATTTTGTAGCCATTATTTCAAATATCTAATACGTGAAATAAAAGCACAACAATTTTTGGCTGCACGTGGTGCTGAATTAATACATGAAATTCAAGCACAAGAAGTGGCTGAACAAGAAATTGCTGAACGTGAagtgatggaaaaaattaaacaaaaaatggatcGAATTAAAGAAGCCCAACAACGAATGTTTGCCAATCAAGCACGTAGTATTAAATATCATAAACAAG aTGAATATGATTATGACATATCACCATAtgttggtggtgttggtggtggtgatgatgaaacattatCACAAACATCAGAAACCGATGATCTGTTCTCAGCATTATCACAAACATTACCAACGGTTTATTCACCAACACCAAGTGTACCAACAATAACATCACCACAATCGGCTACATCACTTCAACCGGGTTATTTTGAAGTTTATAATGTTTGGCCAATAAGACCAATCgatgcatcatcattatcatcgaatacGTTTGCTTCATTCAGTTTTGGTTCCGGTCAACATTcgattgctgctgctggtggTGCTGCTGTTTCGTgtaccaaagaaaaaacatcaccatcaatataTGGTCATCAACAAACTGGATCATCGATTAGAACAcgtgaatcatcatcattgacaacaCGGAATATACGAACCGATTCTATTCATCGTCgtatttcaatttcaccaACATCCATACGTGTaccattacaacaacaaaaagaagaagaaaaaacaacaacaattcataCGAAACAACATCAACGACGAATGTCTCATGCTTCAT CTGTAAAATCTGGTGGTTACTATATGTTCGAAGAAGGTGATACCGATGTTTGTGATTTGAATTCCAAGACCAGAGAATCATTGATACCGGATCCAGAAGGCGATGAAATACGAAATATTGCCAAGTCGAAAGGATTTACAGCATTTTGTTCGAAAATATTTAAAGGTGAAGAAACATCTGAAGCTGCTATTGTTTCAGCTGAAATTACAGATGTAGGTGAATCTAGTCATGATTCTCCGATTGTATCAGTAGAAAGAATTAAACGTAATCCTGATTCATCACGTCCAACTACGATGACTTCGATACCGGATTCACAAGCCACTGATTTATCGGCAATGTCATCATTAACTGGTGGTAGTAGTAATATTACTGCAGGACAAATTGTTCAACCAATTTGTgaagatcaacaacaacaacaacaacaacaacatcagcagctgcagcagcagcaacaacaacaacaacaaggatatgaacaatcgaataaatcacaaagtgatgatgaacaagaacCAACGTTTATGGAAAAGATTCGTAGTTGgtttgattttatcaaaacATTCACTGAAAGTATTTTCATTAGTTCAACATCAAATTTGAATGCCGTATCACGTGATTATCGTTTCGTTGCTAAACGATTGGCTGtggagaaaaaatgtttgaaaaaaatcattgaaatcaacGAACTTGAAGGTATTGGTCATGATTTTATTGGCGATCAAATATGGAAGAAAAATACGTTGGCAAAATTATCGAAATTAACTGAAGAAAATCTAGAAAATGTTGCTAAAAGTGATGCAAAAGATGTGCTACGAGTTTGGAATGAATTAGATACAACATCATTGGATGCAAATAAACATTTATATCATGTTTCATTGGATCCACGATACATGGAAACAAGTATttatatacatttttttcgtgcAATATTCTACGCTATACTATCACGTTCAGAAGTTATttgttatataataattgttaTTAATCAAATTACATCGGCTTCAATTCTATCGTTACCATTGCCAATGTTAACGTTTCTATGGGGATCATTATCAGTACCGCGGCCATCGAAATCATTTTGGGTCACTTGTATTACttatattgaaattgttgtcgTATTGAAATAtgtatttcaatttcatttttggccATGGACCGAATTGATAAAACCATCACCATTTTGGTGGCCACGTTTATTGGGCATTGAGAAAAAAGATAATTATGCCAATTATGATTTGATTCTATTGTTGGTactattttttcatcgtttcaTGTTAAAAAGTTTGGGCCTTTGGGATCTAAGTGAAACCGAAATCAAAGCCTATATGACTAATGCAGAATTATTTCAATCACGTATTGAAGATATTAATGATGGTTTGTCCGATTCGAATCCACagaatatgaataataatggtaaaaaatcgaaaaattcaaagaaaaaatccactactaatggtggtggtggtggtggtggtggtaagaaaaataaattaacacAAAAATCTAgtcaagaaaaacaattagaagaacaacaacaacagcaacaatcgatttcaaatgatgtaCAAATTAATGATCCAGCtgctgatcatcatcatcatcaacctaATTCTTCAGCATTGATGATAGCaacattaccaccaccattacctGAACAGcatttatatgaaaatgaattgatgcagcagcagcaagaAGACGATGGAGATGAACCTGAAGGAGATGagataaattttatttatattctaATGGAAATTCCTACACGTACACGTAAAAG ATTTTCGACAATTGTAAGACCAgtgtataaattttttcataatgtTCTTCATCCACCATATCGTATTACACATGATGTATATTCATTAATGTTTCTTTgtgattttatcaattttttcattttggtttttggttTCTATGCATTTGGG AGTGGTTATTCTGGCAGTGAAGATGTTGCCAGATTTCTTGAAGAGAATAAAATTCCAATTGGTTTTCTCATTACATTGTTGATACAATTTGCACAGATTATCGTTGATCGAGCTATTTATCTACGAAAATATATTAAAGGAAAActattatttcaaattttcattgtaatcTTTACACATTTGTGGCTATTTTTTGCATTACCCGCCATGACCGATAA AGCATTTACGGATAAAACAAATTTGCCACCAAAATTATGGTACATTTTTAAATGTATCTATCTTTTATTATCCGCATTTCAAATACGTAGCGGTTATCCAACACGTATATTGGGCAATACATTTtgtaaaaaatataattttgtcAATTGGTATCTATTCAAAGT ATACATGCTTATTCCGTTTGTATATGATCTTCGTATGTATATGGATTGGATTTGGACCGATACAAGTCTTGTACTGGATGAATGGTCATTGATGGAAGATATTTTTGTCAATCTTTATCAACGTAAATGTGAACTTCGATTGGATGAAGAATTTCCTGAACCAAGAGGTCGTGCtaaaaaacgttttttcaaatatttaattGGTGGTTCTTGggtgattatcattatcg CTTTAATCTGGGGACCACTAGTATTGTTTGCATTTGGTCGTGCTGTTGGTGAGATAAATCCACCGATTGGTGCAACATTCGAATTAGAAATCGGTGGCTATCAACCATTGTTCAAAATGAGTGTCACCGATAGTGGATTAGTTCcaataaatgatcaaaaatggGCAAAACTTGGTTCAAGTTTTAATCGTGATCCAGTAGCacaaacattcatcaatggTTATGATCAACAAGATGTTTACATTGTCAATTTGAATGGTAATTCAACAGCTGTGTGGGGAATTTCACCACCAAGTCTGAAAATTCtgcaaaatgaattaatttcaaatcaaacaatgttGTACATGAAAATCACCTATTTTCTAACacggaaaaaaaccaaaacacaAGATATGGATACGAcaatttatgatgaatattttattgaattacaTCCATTGAAAGATTATGAATTACGTCATAAATTGGCTGATATGATATCGCAAAGTGAAGAACAGAATCCTGCCATTATACCACATATATTTCCAAATTATCTTCGTGCTCCGGAAAAAGGCAAACCAATTGTTGTGACAGAATTGGTGAAGAAAAGTTTTAATGCTGCAAATCAACAAACTGTGgcaacaaataaatcaatgaattttcgtAATCTATTAATATTGCTTAAAAAAGGCAATTatgagaataataatttttcaatgacatCTTGGTGGGAAATTCACGATGATTGCCagaatattgattatttggaTCCATTCTTTAAcgatatgatgattactgAACGTTGTCAATATTTGCCGGTTATtgtattcaatgataaaGTTTTTATTGGTCTATTAGCATTTTTATCCGGTTATGGTATAATTGGTATCTATACTACATTCGTATTTTTAGTATCACGTTGGGTACGTGGACTTAattcagaatcatcatttaaagtGATCTATACACGTATGCCAAATGTTGATCGTGTATTACAATTATGTTTGGATATCTATCTTGTACGTGAAAGTCgtgaatttgaattggaaGAAGATTTATATGCAAAATTAATATTTCTTTATCGTTCACCTGAAACATTGATTAAATGGACAAAAATTAGTGAAGAAATtaatagtggtggtggtggtggtggtgtatctaacaatcaacaacagcaacatgttgatcatcaatga